A part of Ooceraea biroi isolate clonal line C1 chromosome 10, Obir_v5.4, whole genome shotgun sequence genomic DNA contains:
- the LOC105283755 gene encoding beta-glucuronidase isoform X1: MAGASPLLGSSSWDAATGVEHADRCKEGRRGMWQLIFLLLGTAMAGESGPESPSDFVETPIEIEAPLPYEEAFPTPLPGMLYPRESESREIRSLDGLWDFLVSPEGDALKGYREAWFADDLLKVNEIIKMPVPSSYNDVTTSRALRDHVGAVWYQRTFFVPFSWRNQRVFVRFGSVNYLAQVWLNGALVTNHEMGHLPFEAEISSYVNFGSKNRITVAVDNTLLQTSVPQGKIVEAVTDNGTVHLQTYTFDFFNYAGIHRSILLYTTPRVYVEDITVRTSLIGDMGIVKYIIQPAGLREGEVPVCRVTLHNAEHTLAIKEPVYGLSGTLKVPLARLWWPRGMDPKPGYLYTLEVRLWVANVTEPDIYRLPIGIRTLAWTNTSLLLNDRPVYMRGFGRHEDSIIRGRGFDLVTAVRDHELLQWVGANAYRTSHYPYSDEVLDMADRLGFLVIDECPSVDTENFSPSLLSRHKDSLSELIRRDKNRPSVIMWSLANEPRTQLPQAEEYFKQIAHHAKAIDPTRPVTIALARGVQEDKAAQFLDVISFNRYNAWYSNSGRMDMIIDRVLGEAEAWHRKYNKPVLMSEYGADTMPGLHELPEYVWSEEYQEELFSKHFEAFDRLRQEGFFIGEFIWNFADFRTAQTYTRVGGNKKGIFTRERQPKMAAHHVRRRYHALAAELDGVQPPEDVENYISSYYTQHVEL, from the exons GAAGGTCGCAGAGGAATGTGGCAGCTCATATTCTTGTTACTCGGCACCGCGATGGCCGGCGAATCTGGCCCAGAATCGCCATCGGATTTCGTTGAAACACCGATTGAAATCGAGGCGCCGTTACCTTACGAGGAGGCATTTCCGACGCCACTTCCTGGTATGCTGTATCCCAGAGAAAGCGAATCCCGAGAG ATAAGATCTCTCGACGGATTATGGGACTTTCTCGTGTCGCCCGAGGGAGATGCGTTAAAGGGTTACAGAGAAGCATGGTTCGCCGATGACTTATTAAAG GTGAACGAGATAATCAAGATGCCGGTGCCCTCGTCTTACAACGACGTCACGACGTCGCGAGCCCTCAGGGACCACGTCGGCGCCGTGTGGTACCAGAGGACCTTCTTCGTGCCTTTTTCTTGGCGGAATCAACGGGTATTCGTCAGGTTCGGCTCGGTCAACTATCTCGCCCAAGTG TGGCTGAACGGCGCCCTGGTGACTAACCACGAGATGGGCCACCTACCATTCGAGGCAGAAATCTCATCGTACGTGAATTTCGGTAGCAAAAATCGCATCACCGTTGCTGTGGATAACACATTGCTACAGACCAGTGTGCCTCAAGGAAAAATCGTCGAAGCGGTCACTGACAACGGCACCGTCCACTTGCAGACCTACACCTTCGACTTCTTCAACTACGCCGGTATACACAG gtccattttattatacaccaCGCCGCGTGTTTACGTCGAAGACATTACGGTAAGGACCAGCTTGATCGGTGACATGGGAATTGTCAAATACATCATACAACCAGCCGGCTTGCGCGAAGGCGAGGTACCAGTCTGCAGAGTTACCTTACATAATGCCGAGCACACTTTGGCCATCAAAGAACCCGTCTACGGCCTGTCCGGCACCCTGAAGGTTCCCCTCGCCAGGCTCTGGTGGCCGAGAGGCATGGATCCCAAACCAGGGTACTTGTACACTCTGGAG GTGAGACTATGGGTGGCAAACGTCACCGAGCCGGATATCTACCGACTGCCAATCGGCATCAGGACCTTGGCATGGACCAACACGAGCCTCTTACTAAACGACCGACCGGTGTATATGCGCGGTTTCGGCAGACACGAGGACTCGATCATCAGGGGACGTGGCTTCGACCTCGTCACCGCAGTGAGGGATCACGAGCTGCTGCAGTGGGTCGGCGCGAATGCCTACAGGACCAGCCACTACCCTTACAGTGACGAAGTGCTCGATATGGCTGATAG ATTGGGCTTTCTCGTGATTGACGAGTGTCCCTCCGTCGACACGGAGAACTTCTCACCGTCCTTGCTCTCGCGTCACAAGGATTCGCTCTCGGAGCTGATCCGCAGAGACAAGAACCGACCGTCTGTGATCATGTGGTCGCTGGCTAACGAGCCGAGAACCCAACTACCTCAGGCTGAAGAATATTTCAAGCAGATCGCACATCATGCTAAGGCTATCGATCCCACCAGGCCGGTCACCATTGCTCTCGCTCGTGGAGTGCAg GAAGACAAGGCTGCTCAGTTCCTCGATGTGATCAGCTTCAATCGTTACAACGCCTGGTACAGCAACTCTGGCAGAATGGACATGATCATCGACAGGGTTCTAGGGGAAGCAGAGGCCTGGCATAGAAAATACAACAAGCCAGTACTCATGTCCGAGTACGGGGCCGACACCATGCCTGGCCTGCACGAG CTACCGGAATACGTATGGAGCGAGGAGTATCAAGAGGAATTATTCTCCAAACACTTCGAGGCCTTCGATCGATTGCGGCAAGAAGGCTTCTTCATTGGCGAATTTATTTGGAATTTTGCTGACTTTCGCACCGCGCAAA CGTATACCAGAGTGGGTGGAAACAAGAAAGGAATTTTCACAAGGGAGAGGCAACCAAAAATGGCAGCTCATCACGTTAGGAGAAGATATCATGCTCTCGCAGCCGAACTGGATGGCGTGCAGCCACCAGAGGATGTTGAGAACTACATTTCGTCCTACTATACTCAACATGTGGAACTTTga
- the LOC105283755 gene encoding beta-glucuronidase isoform X3: MWQLIFLLLGTAMAGESGPESPSDFVETPIEIEAPLPYEEAFPTPLPGMLYPRESESREIRSLDGLWDFLVSPEGDALKGYREAWFADDLLKVNEIIKMPVPSSYNDVTTSRALRDHVGAVWYQRTFFVPFSWRNQRVFVRFGSVNYLAQVWLNGALVTNHEMGHLPFEAEISSYVNFGSKNRITVAVDNTLLQTSVPQGKIVEAVTDNGTVHLQTYTFDFFNYAGIHRSILLYTTPRVYVEDITVRTSLIGDMGIVKYIIQPAGLREGEVPVCRVTLHNAEHTLAIKEPVYGLSGTLKVPLARLWWPRGMDPKPGYLYTLEVRLWVANVTEPDIYRLPIGIRTLAWTNTSLLLNDRPVYMRGFGRHEDSIIRGRGFDLVTAVRDHELLQWVGANAYRTSHYPYSDEVLDMADRLGFLVIDECPSVDTENFSPSLLSRHKDSLSELIRRDKNRPSVIMWSLANEPRTQLPQAEEYFKQIAHHAKAIDPTRPVTIALARGVQEDKAAQFLDVISFNRYNAWYSNSGRMDMIIDRVLGEAEAWHRKYNKPVLMSEYGADTMPGLHELPEYVWSEEYQEELFSKHFEAFDRLRQEGFFIGEFIWNFADFRTAQTYTRVGGNKKGIFTRERQPKMAAHHVRRRYHALAAELDGVQPPEDVENYISSYYTQHVEL; this comes from the exons ATGTGGCAGCTCATATTCTTGTTACTCGGCACCGCGATGGCCGGCGAATCTGGCCCAGAATCGCCATCGGATTTCGTTGAAACACCGATTGAAATCGAGGCGCCGTTACCTTACGAGGAGGCATTTCCGACGCCACTTCCTGGTATGCTGTATCCCAGAGAAAGCGAATCCCGAGAG ATAAGATCTCTCGACGGATTATGGGACTTTCTCGTGTCGCCCGAGGGAGATGCGTTAAAGGGTTACAGAGAAGCATGGTTCGCCGATGACTTATTAAAG GTGAACGAGATAATCAAGATGCCGGTGCCCTCGTCTTACAACGACGTCACGACGTCGCGAGCCCTCAGGGACCACGTCGGCGCCGTGTGGTACCAGAGGACCTTCTTCGTGCCTTTTTCTTGGCGGAATCAACGGGTATTCGTCAGGTTCGGCTCGGTCAACTATCTCGCCCAAGTG TGGCTGAACGGCGCCCTGGTGACTAACCACGAGATGGGCCACCTACCATTCGAGGCAGAAATCTCATCGTACGTGAATTTCGGTAGCAAAAATCGCATCACCGTTGCTGTGGATAACACATTGCTACAGACCAGTGTGCCTCAAGGAAAAATCGTCGAAGCGGTCACTGACAACGGCACCGTCCACTTGCAGACCTACACCTTCGACTTCTTCAACTACGCCGGTATACACAG gtccattttattatacaccaCGCCGCGTGTTTACGTCGAAGACATTACGGTAAGGACCAGCTTGATCGGTGACATGGGAATTGTCAAATACATCATACAACCAGCCGGCTTGCGCGAAGGCGAGGTACCAGTCTGCAGAGTTACCTTACATAATGCCGAGCACACTTTGGCCATCAAAGAACCCGTCTACGGCCTGTCCGGCACCCTGAAGGTTCCCCTCGCCAGGCTCTGGTGGCCGAGAGGCATGGATCCCAAACCAGGGTACTTGTACACTCTGGAG GTGAGACTATGGGTGGCAAACGTCACCGAGCCGGATATCTACCGACTGCCAATCGGCATCAGGACCTTGGCATGGACCAACACGAGCCTCTTACTAAACGACCGACCGGTGTATATGCGCGGTTTCGGCAGACACGAGGACTCGATCATCAGGGGACGTGGCTTCGACCTCGTCACCGCAGTGAGGGATCACGAGCTGCTGCAGTGGGTCGGCGCGAATGCCTACAGGACCAGCCACTACCCTTACAGTGACGAAGTGCTCGATATGGCTGATAG ATTGGGCTTTCTCGTGATTGACGAGTGTCCCTCCGTCGACACGGAGAACTTCTCACCGTCCTTGCTCTCGCGTCACAAGGATTCGCTCTCGGAGCTGATCCGCAGAGACAAGAACCGACCGTCTGTGATCATGTGGTCGCTGGCTAACGAGCCGAGAACCCAACTACCTCAGGCTGAAGAATATTTCAAGCAGATCGCACATCATGCTAAGGCTATCGATCCCACCAGGCCGGTCACCATTGCTCTCGCTCGTGGAGTGCAg GAAGACAAGGCTGCTCAGTTCCTCGATGTGATCAGCTTCAATCGTTACAACGCCTGGTACAGCAACTCTGGCAGAATGGACATGATCATCGACAGGGTTCTAGGGGAAGCAGAGGCCTGGCATAGAAAATACAACAAGCCAGTACTCATGTCCGAGTACGGGGCCGACACCATGCCTGGCCTGCACGAG CTACCGGAATACGTATGGAGCGAGGAGTATCAAGAGGAATTATTCTCCAAACACTTCGAGGCCTTCGATCGATTGCGGCAAGAAGGCTTCTTCATTGGCGAATTTATTTGGAATTTTGCTGACTTTCGCACCGCGCAAA CGTATACCAGAGTGGGTGGAAACAAGAAAGGAATTTTCACAAGGGAGAGGCAACCAAAAATGGCAGCTCATCACGTTAGGAGAAGATATCATGCTCTCGCAGCCGAACTGGATGGCGTGCAGCCACCAGAGGATGTTGAGAACTACATTTCGTCCTACTATACTCAACATGTGGAACTTTga
- the LOC105283755 gene encoding beta-glucuronidase isoform X2, with translation MEGRRGMWQLIFLLLGTAMAGESGPESPSDFVETPIEIEAPLPYEEAFPTPLPGMLYPRESESREIRSLDGLWDFLVSPEGDALKGYREAWFADDLLKVNEIIKMPVPSSYNDVTTSRALRDHVGAVWYQRTFFVPFSWRNQRVFVRFGSVNYLAQVWLNGALVTNHEMGHLPFEAEISSYVNFGSKNRITVAVDNTLLQTSVPQGKIVEAVTDNGTVHLQTYTFDFFNYAGIHRSILLYTTPRVYVEDITVRTSLIGDMGIVKYIIQPAGLREGEVPVCRVTLHNAEHTLAIKEPVYGLSGTLKVPLARLWWPRGMDPKPGYLYTLEVRLWVANVTEPDIYRLPIGIRTLAWTNTSLLLNDRPVYMRGFGRHEDSIIRGRGFDLVTAVRDHELLQWVGANAYRTSHYPYSDEVLDMADRLGFLVIDECPSVDTENFSPSLLSRHKDSLSELIRRDKNRPSVIMWSLANEPRTQLPQAEEYFKQIAHHAKAIDPTRPVTIALARGVQEDKAAQFLDVISFNRYNAWYSNSGRMDMIIDRVLGEAEAWHRKYNKPVLMSEYGADTMPGLHELPEYVWSEEYQEELFSKHFEAFDRLRQEGFFIGEFIWNFADFRTAQTYTRVGGNKKGIFTRERQPKMAAHHVRRRYHALAAELDGVQPPEDVENYISSYYTQHVEL, from the exons Atg GAAGGTCGCAGAGGAATGTGGCAGCTCATATTCTTGTTACTCGGCACCGCGATGGCCGGCGAATCTGGCCCAGAATCGCCATCGGATTTCGTTGAAACACCGATTGAAATCGAGGCGCCGTTACCTTACGAGGAGGCATTTCCGACGCCACTTCCTGGTATGCTGTATCCCAGAGAAAGCGAATCCCGAGAG ATAAGATCTCTCGACGGATTATGGGACTTTCTCGTGTCGCCCGAGGGAGATGCGTTAAAGGGTTACAGAGAAGCATGGTTCGCCGATGACTTATTAAAG GTGAACGAGATAATCAAGATGCCGGTGCCCTCGTCTTACAACGACGTCACGACGTCGCGAGCCCTCAGGGACCACGTCGGCGCCGTGTGGTACCAGAGGACCTTCTTCGTGCCTTTTTCTTGGCGGAATCAACGGGTATTCGTCAGGTTCGGCTCGGTCAACTATCTCGCCCAAGTG TGGCTGAACGGCGCCCTGGTGACTAACCACGAGATGGGCCACCTACCATTCGAGGCAGAAATCTCATCGTACGTGAATTTCGGTAGCAAAAATCGCATCACCGTTGCTGTGGATAACACATTGCTACAGACCAGTGTGCCTCAAGGAAAAATCGTCGAAGCGGTCACTGACAACGGCACCGTCCACTTGCAGACCTACACCTTCGACTTCTTCAACTACGCCGGTATACACAG gtccattttattatacaccaCGCCGCGTGTTTACGTCGAAGACATTACGGTAAGGACCAGCTTGATCGGTGACATGGGAATTGTCAAATACATCATACAACCAGCCGGCTTGCGCGAAGGCGAGGTACCAGTCTGCAGAGTTACCTTACATAATGCCGAGCACACTTTGGCCATCAAAGAACCCGTCTACGGCCTGTCCGGCACCCTGAAGGTTCCCCTCGCCAGGCTCTGGTGGCCGAGAGGCATGGATCCCAAACCAGGGTACTTGTACACTCTGGAG GTGAGACTATGGGTGGCAAACGTCACCGAGCCGGATATCTACCGACTGCCAATCGGCATCAGGACCTTGGCATGGACCAACACGAGCCTCTTACTAAACGACCGACCGGTGTATATGCGCGGTTTCGGCAGACACGAGGACTCGATCATCAGGGGACGTGGCTTCGACCTCGTCACCGCAGTGAGGGATCACGAGCTGCTGCAGTGGGTCGGCGCGAATGCCTACAGGACCAGCCACTACCCTTACAGTGACGAAGTGCTCGATATGGCTGATAG ATTGGGCTTTCTCGTGATTGACGAGTGTCCCTCCGTCGACACGGAGAACTTCTCACCGTCCTTGCTCTCGCGTCACAAGGATTCGCTCTCGGAGCTGATCCGCAGAGACAAGAACCGACCGTCTGTGATCATGTGGTCGCTGGCTAACGAGCCGAGAACCCAACTACCTCAGGCTGAAGAATATTTCAAGCAGATCGCACATCATGCTAAGGCTATCGATCCCACCAGGCCGGTCACCATTGCTCTCGCTCGTGGAGTGCAg GAAGACAAGGCTGCTCAGTTCCTCGATGTGATCAGCTTCAATCGTTACAACGCCTGGTACAGCAACTCTGGCAGAATGGACATGATCATCGACAGGGTTCTAGGGGAAGCAGAGGCCTGGCATAGAAAATACAACAAGCCAGTACTCATGTCCGAGTACGGGGCCGACACCATGCCTGGCCTGCACGAG CTACCGGAATACGTATGGAGCGAGGAGTATCAAGAGGAATTATTCTCCAAACACTTCGAGGCCTTCGATCGATTGCGGCAAGAAGGCTTCTTCATTGGCGAATTTATTTGGAATTTTGCTGACTTTCGCACCGCGCAAA CGTATACCAGAGTGGGTGGAAACAAGAAAGGAATTTTCACAAGGGAGAGGCAACCAAAAATGGCAGCTCATCACGTTAGGAGAAGATATCATGCTCTCGCAGCCGAACTGGATGGCGTGCAGCCACCAGAGGATGTTGAGAACTACATTTCGTCCTACTATACTCAACATGTGGAACTTTga